Proteins found in one Equus przewalskii isolate Varuska chromosome 20, EquPr2, whole genome shotgun sequence genomic segment:
- the CILP2 gene encoding cartilage intermediate layer protein 2, with amino-acid sequence MASLPPLLCLCVAAAHLAGTRGTISTEEPTEIAWGLEGPSLRPGQPSAALEDWEEASEWTSWFNVDHPGGDGDFESLAAIRFYYGPARVCPRPLALEARTTDWALPSAVGERVHLNPTRGFWCLNREQPRGRRCSNYHVRFRCPLEAAWGSWGPWGPCSGSCGPGRRLRRRRCSIPAGDACPGRPQEAQKCVRPPCPGCSSKTCGCPDHILLGSVVTPSGRPLPGARVFLRDWPGTVATSDAHGTFRMPGVCASSRANVSAQMDGFSAGMAQAQANGSISAVVTVVLNKLEKPYLVKHPESRVREAGQNVTFCCKASGTPMPKKYSWFHNGTLLDRRTHRYGAHLELRGLRPDQAGTYHCKAWNDAGAVRSGTAQLTVLDPGQPACDPRPHEHLIKLPDDCSQPGSSPAYLDVGLCPNTLCPSRAGSSPRCGDVGSRCCSVRRLESKEIHCSSYILPVKVVAECGCQKCLPPRGLVRGRVVAADSGEPLHFAQILLGQEPIGFTSYQGDFTIEVPPSTQRLVVTFMDPRGEFMDTIRILPFDPRGAGVYHEVKAMRKKAPVILDATQSNTIPLGELEDQAPLGELVLLPGAFRRANGEPYSGAVEARVTFVDPRDLTSATAAPSDLRFVDSDGELAPLRTYGMFAVDLRAAGSAEQLQAGPVAVRVAAGQIRMAGHVEALKLWSLNPNTGLWEEESGFQRQGSAATRVRREERVFLVGNVEIRERRLFNLDVPERRRCFVKVRAYANDKFNPNEQVEGVVVTLVNLEPAPGFSANPRAWGRFDSAVTGPNGACLPAFCDSDSPDAYTALVTATLGGEELEPAPSRPRPLPATVGVAQPYLDRLGYRRTDHDDPALKRNGFRINLAKPRPGESTEANGPVYPWRSLRECQAAPVTASHFRFARVEADRYEYNVVPFREGVPASWTGDLLSWWPNPQEFRACFLKVKIQGPQEYMVRSHNAGGSHPRTQGQLYGLRDARSVRDPERSGMSAACVEFKCSGMLFDQRQVDRTLVTIMPQGSCRRVAVNGLLQDYLARHPPLAPADDPAAFSMLAPLDPLGHNYGVYTVTDQSPRLAKEIAIGRCFDGSSDGFSREMKAEAGTAVTFQCQEPLAGRPSLFQRLLESPAVALDDIRREMGEVARAQARTTGPLRTRRGRARQ; translated from the exons ATGGCGTCGCTGCCGCCACTACTCTGCCTCTGTGTCGCTGCCGCGCACCTGGCGGGGACCCGAG GCACCATTTCCACTGAGGAGCCCACAGAAATTGCATGGGGCCTTGAGGGTCCATCGTTGCGCCCTGGCCAGCCCTCAGCAGCGCTGGAGGACTGGGAAG AGGCCAGCGAGTGGACGTCCTGGTTCAACGTGGACCATCCCGGCGGCGACGGAGACTTCGAGAGCCTGGCCGCCATTCGCTTCTATTACGGGCCGGCGCGCGTGTGCCCGCGGCCTTTGGCACTGGAGGCACGCACCACCGACTGGGCCCTGCCGTCTGCCGTCGGCGAGCGCGTGCACTTGAACCCCACGCGCGGTTTTTGGTGCCTCAACCGCGAGCAGCCGCGCGGCCGCCGCTGCTCCAACTACCATGTGCGCTTCCGCTGCCCGCTCG AGGCTGCGTGGGGCTCGTGGGGCCCGTGGGGTCCCTGTTCAGGGAGCTGCGGGCCAGGCCGTCGTctgcgccgccgccgctgctCAATCCCGGCTGGGGACGCGTGTCCCGGGCGTCCCCAGGAGGCGCAGAAGTGTGTGCGGCCTCCGTGCCCAG GGTGCAGCTCCAAAACGTGTGGGTGCCCTGACCACATCCTCCTGGGCTCAGTGGTCACCCCATCTGGCCGACCACTGCCAGGAGCCAGGGTCTTCCTGCGAGACTGGCCTGGCACTGTGGCCACCAGCGATGCCCATGGAACCTTCCGGATGCCTGGAGTCTGTGCCAGCAGCCGGGCCAATGTCAGTGCTCAAATGGATGGCTTCTCTGCAGGCATGGCCCAGGCCCAAGCCAATGGCTCCATATCTGCCGTGGTCACTGTTGTCCTTAATAAGTTGG AGAAGCCCTACCTGGTGAAGCACCCTGAGTCCCGAGTGCGAGAGGCTGGCCAGAACGTGACCTTCTGCTGCAAAGCCTCCGGCACCCCCATGCCCAAGAAATACTCCTG GTTCCACAATGGGACCTTGCTGGACAGGCGAACACACAGGTACGGGGCCCATCTGGAGCTGCGGGGGCTGCGCCCGGACCAAGCAGGCACCTACCACTGCAAAGCGTGGAATGACGCGGGCGCCGTGCGCTCGGGCACTGCCCAGCTCACTGTGCTTG ACCCAGGCCAGCCTGCCTGCGACCCCAGGCCTCATGAGCACCTGATTAAACTCCCAGACGACTGCAGTCAGCCAGGCAGCAGCCCTGCCTACCTGGACGTGGGCCTCTGCCCCAACACCCTCTGCCCCAGCCGTGCAGGGTCAAGCCCTCGATGTGGGGATGTGGGCTCCCGCTGCTGCTCTGTGCGCCGCCTGGAGAGCAAGGAGATCCACTGCTCCAGCTACATCCTCCCGGTCAAGGTGGTAGCTGAGTGTGGCTGCCAGAAATGCCTGCCCCCTCGGGGGCTGGTCCGGGGACGTGTGGTGGCTGCTGACTCTGGGGAGCCCCTGCACTTCGCCCAAATCCTGCTGGGCCAGGAGCCCATAGGATTCACATCCTACCAGGGTGACTTCACTATCGAGGTGCCACCTTCCACCCAGCGGCTGGTGGTGACTTTCATGGACCCCAGGGGCGAGTTCATGGACACTATCAGGATCCTGCCTTTTGATCCTCGAGGTGCTGGTGTGTACCACGAGGTCAAGGCCATGCGAAAGAAAGCCCCAGTCATCTTAGATGCCACCCAGAGCAACACGATCCCACTCGGGGAGCTGGAAGACCAGGCCCCCTTGGGCGAGCTGGTCCTTCTGCCGGGAGCCTTCCGCAGAGCCAATGGTGAACCCTACTCGGGGGCTGTGGAGGCCCGGGTGACATTCGTGGACCCCCGAGATCTCACCTCTGCCACTGCCGCCCCCAGTGACCTGCGCTTCGTGGACAGCGACGGTGAGCTGGCGCCGCTGCGCACCTACGGAATGTTCGCGGTGGACCTCCGCGCCGCCGGCTCTGCGGAGCAGCTGCAGGCGGGGCCCGTGGCCGTGCGCGTGGCTGCAGGCCAGATCCGCATGGCGGGGCACGTGGAGGCCCTCAAGTTGTGGTCCCTGAACCCCAACACGGGcttgtgggaggaggagagtggctTCCAGCGCCAGGGGTCAGCGGCCACTCGGGTCCGCCGGGAGGAGCGGGTCTTCCTGGTGGGCAACGTGGAAATCCGGGAGCGGCGTCTGTTCAACCTGGACGTGCCGGAGCGCCGCCGCTGCTTCGTGAAGGTGCGCGCCTACGCCAACGACAAATTCAACCCCAACGAGCAGGTGGAGGGCGTGGTGGTCACGCTGGTCAACCTGGAGCCCGCCCCCGGCTTCTCGGCCAACCCTCGGGCCTGGGGCCGCTTCGACAGCGCCGTCACCGGCCCCAATGGCGCCTGCCTCCCTGCCTTCTGCGACAGTGACTCGCCCGACGCCTACACGGCCCTGGTCACGGCCACCCTGGGCGGGGAGGAGCTGGAGCCCGCACCTTCCCGACCCCGCCCGCTCCCGGCCACTGTGGGGGTGGCCCAGCCCTACCTGGACAGGCTGGGTTACCGCCGCACCGACCACGACGACCCCGCCCTCAAACGAAACGGCTTCCGCATCAATCTGGCCAAACCCAGGCCTGGCGAATCCACTGAGGCCAACGGCCCCGTGTACCCGTGGCGCAGCCTGCGGGAGTGCCAGGCGGCCCCGGTGACGGCCAGCCACTTCCGCTTCGCGCGCGTGGAGGCGGACAGATACGAGTACAACGTGGTCCCATTCCGCGAGGGGGTGCCGGCCTCCTGGACCGGGGATCTCCTGTCCTGGTGGCCCAACCCACAGGAGTTCCGGGCCTGTTTCCTCAAGGTGAAGATCCAGGGTCCCCAGGAGTACATGGTCCGCTCCCACAATGCTGGGGGCAGCCACCCTCGCACCCAGGGCCAGCTCTATGGGCTCCGGGATGCCCGCAGCGTCCGGGACCCGGAGCGCTCTGGCATGTCGGCTGCCTGTGTGGAGTTCAAGTGCAGTGGGATGCTGTTCGACCAGCGACAGGTGGACAGAACACTGGTGACCATCATGCCCCAGGGCAGCTGCCGTCGCGTGGCTGTCAACGGGCTCCTGCAGGATTACTTGGCCCGGCACCCACCGCTAGCGCCGGCCGATGACCCTGCTGCCTTTTCCATGCTGGCCCCATTGGACCCTCTGGGTCACAACTACGGTGTCTACACAGTCACTGACCAGAGCCCAAGGCTGGCCAAAGAGATCGCCATTGGCCGCTGCTTTGATGGCTCCTCCGATGGCTTCTCTAGGGAGATGAAGGCTGAGGCTGGCACCGCCGTCACTTTCCAGTGCCAGGAGCCACTGGCTGGCCGGCCCAGCCTCTTCCAGAGGCTGCTGGAGTCCCCGGCGGTAGCGCTTGATGATATCCGCAGGGAGATGGGTGAGGTGGCCCGGGCACAAGCCCGAACCACGGGTCCACTCCGCACCCGCCGGGGCAGGGCCCGGCAGTGA